DNA from Verrucomicrobiota bacterium:
GACGCTCTTCGGTGGCGGATGGGCCAATGCTGGAAGAGGTGGAACTTATCTTTGATCTGCGCGGCGGACCGGGCGAAGTCGAAGCGACCTCGCTTCGTCTGGTGCGGAGACCCTGATCCTGATTCCTTAGCTAGACTAGACTATTCGCGCAGAGCGGAAGGTCTTGGTGACCGTTTCGCTGATCTCAGCCTTCCGCCGCAAAGACGCTGGTCAGGATGACTTCCTTGATTTTCCAAATCAAAGTCATGGTCATGGCCAGCGGCAACAACAGCAAAAGAATGAACACCCATTGGCGGACGGTCTCAAACGCTCTAAGAAAACTGATGACGATTTCCGGCAAGACCACCATCTCCTGGACCGTCGCGTAAAACGCCATCAGGATCAGGAGGCCCAGGAGAAGATACACGTTCATCGAGGTGAAGAAGGCGGTCTCGTGGCGGAGCGTTTCGTCGGGGAGCATCGCGGTCAGCCGCTGCAGGACGTGGTTCAGATTGAACAGAAACAGGAGGCCGGAGAGAATCAGCAAGCCGAGCGCGACTGAGAACAGCGGCATTTGCGGCACCTGGTTCCACCAATACACGAACGGCGAAAGCCCGATGTTCACGACGCTGAGCAGCTTCGCGCGGTCGAGGGACTGGTGCCAGACACGCTCCTGCCTCTGGAAATGGCCGATCTGCCACAGGCCATAGAAGAGGAGCGTGTTGACGAGCAGCGGCGGCGCGATGCCGAACGGCTTCAGCCAATCCGTCGTGGCCGTTTTGACGCAAACCAGCAAGGCCAGCGGCAAACCCCAGAAGAGCGCGGAAAGCCCTTTGACGAGCCGGTTGAGCGAGCGCATGAGTTCGGCTTTCAAGACGGGGTCATACATGCGCGACGGCTCGCTAGATGGTGAGGTAAGTGTACTCCTTGAGGCCGCGTTCGTAGTCGTCCAGCAGGCGCATGGCTTCGGACGGTTTCATTTTGTCGGATTTGATGGCGGCGTCGATTTGCGCCTTCATTTGTCGTTTCAATTCGTTTTCGTCGTACTGCACCGCCGCGAGCGCTTGCACGATCGTGTTGCCTTCGATGATTTCCTCGACGTAATAGCCCGCCGCTTCGTCGGGATCGAGAAACACGTGGACTTCATTCACGCGGCCAAACAAGTTGTGCAGGTCGCCCATGATGTCCTGGTAAGCGCCCATGAGGAAAAACCCCAGGTAATACGGCTCCTGGCCGGCGCCGTTCGAGATGAGGTGGTGCAGCGAAAGCGTGTCGCGCACGTCCCGCAAATCGATGAATTTGTTGATCTGGCCGTCGGAGTCGCAGGTGATATCGACGAGCGTGGCTTCGCGCGTCGGGCGTTCGTTGAGCCGGCTGATCGGCATGATCGGGAACAACTGGCCGAGGGCCCAGTGATCCAGCAGCGACTGGAACACGGAAAAATTGCAGAGGTACTGATCGCCCAGGCTGTCTTCGAGTTTTCGGATTTCTTCCGGGACGTAAGCTTGCCCGCGAAAACTCTGCACGACTTCCCGGCCAATTTCCCAGTAGAGCGTTTCGATCTTGGCTTTGTCCGGCAAATCCATGAGGCCGAGCGTAAACATATTGTGCGCGTCTTCCTTGCGTTCCAGCGCGTCGTGATACGCCTCCAGCTTGTTGAGTTTCGCCAGGTTTTTCTTGATATCGAGAAGCTCTTTGACCAGCGCGTGCTCGTTGTCGCCGTAGGCGAGATCGATCTCGGGCCGGGTTTTGCCGATGGCGCCGAACACTTCGACCAGAAGCACGCTATGATGTGCGACGATCGCCCGCCCGCTTTCGCTGATGATATCCGGGTGCGGCACTTTCTCCGCGTTGCAGACGTCGCCGATGTAATACACGACGTCGTTGGTGTATTCCTGAAGCGTGTAATTGGTCGAGCTGTCGAACGCGGAACGGCTCCCGTCGTAATCGACCCCCAGGCCGCCGCCCACGTCGATGGATTCGATGGGAAAGCCCATGTTGTAGAGCTTCGCGTAAAAGCGCGCGGCTTCCTGGACGGCCTTTTTCACCGTCAAGATGTCCGGCACTTGAGAGCCGATGTGGAAATGCAGGAGTTTGAAACAGTGTCCGAGGTTCTCGGCCTTGAGCAGTTCGGCCGCCGCGAGCAACTCCGCGGTGCTCAAGCCGAACTTCGCGTTCTCCCCGCCGCTCTCCGCCCATTTCCCCATGCCCTTGCTGGCGAGACGCGATCTAATCCCGATGATCGGTTCGGCTCCGACGAGCCGGGAGACGCCGATGATTTGCTTCAGCTCCTCCAGTTTTTCCACAACCATGATGACCTTCTTGCCGAGCTTCACGCCCATGAGCGCCATCTTGATGAACGCGCTGTCTTTGTATCCGTTGCAGATGATCAAGCTGCCGATTTGATCCTGCAACGCCAGACCGATGAACAGCTCCGGCTTGCTCCCGACTTCAAGCCCAAATTGGTAGGGCTTGCCGGCGTCGAGGATTTCTTCCACGACCTCGCGCAGTTGGTTGACTTTGATTGGAAAGACGCCGCGGTAGCGCCCCTGGTAATTGAACTCCGCAATCGAGCTGCGAAAGGCCTGGTTCACCGACTCCACGCGGTGGCGCAAGATGTCTTGAAACCGGATGAGCAACGGAAACCTCAGGCCGCGTCCCTTGGCCTCTTCCGCGACGTCCGTCAGGTCCACCGACGCGCCGGCCTCCTGCAACGGCGTGGCGACAACGTGCCCGGCTTCATTGATGTCATAGTAGCGGGCGCCCCAGCGGTCGATGTTGTAATGCGCGCGCGCGCAGGCAATGGTCCACGGCCGATTGTCGTCCGAAGCTTCGCTCATTCTTCTTGTTTAAGTCGAGCGCACTATAGGGGGAAGGACAGGGAATTCAATAAGGGGAATGAAAAAACTGCGGCGCGATTGCGTCCGATGGAAATGGAGGAGCGTGGGCGGGAGTTTTTGTGTTGAAAGGACAGGAAGGCAATCACGATCGCAGACAGTGCTTGGCTCCCGTCGCCAGCTCATCCATCTCAGCTCAAGGGAAAAAATACAAACCTGCCCACTCCACTCGCGTAGCTGGCTGCTTCGGCAATCAGCGGCAGATCTTCTATCGCCTCTCGGATAGAAAGGTGTTCTCCCACTTCGATGACGCCGCTCATCGGCAATCCGGCTCGAACTCGATGATTTTTTCTGGATCTGGAGGCAGGCAACTTGTGGCGCTCGAAGGCCTGACGACGCTTTGAGTTCGCTTGCTTTCCAGGAAACCGACCGCTTCCATACCGCGCATGGCGAAAGTCTCCCTTTCGACGGTTGTTGAATACTGCGACCGCCTCCTGAAAACGAAACAGTTCACGGATTGGGAAGGCGCCGTAAACGGACTCCAGGTGGAAAACCGAGGCGGCGTCAGCCGCATTGCGGCGGCGGTCGATGCCAGCCTCGCGACGATTCAATTGGCTCTCGATCAGCGAGCTGACCTGTTGCTCGTGCATCACGGATTGTTCTGGAGCCGGACCCATCCGTGGACCGGGAAGCGCTACCAATTGCTCCGCTTGCTCCTGGAGAACGACCTGGCCGTGTACAGCTCGCATCTGCCGCTGGACGCGCACCCGCGGCTTGGAAACAACGCTCGGCTTTGCTCGGCGCTGGGCTTGCAGAATCTCAAGCCCTTCTTCTTCCACAAAGGCCGGTATCTCGGCTTCCAGTCAGCTCAAAAAATCAGCCGCGACGAATTGGCGAAGCGGCTGCGGTTGGTCCTGCGCCGGCCGGCGACGCTGCTGCCGGGCGGCACCGCGATTTGCCAAAGGATTGGCGTGGTGACGGGCGGCGCGGGCAATGAACTCGAACTCGCGGCCCAAGAAGGCGTCGATACGTTCATTACCGGAGAAGGCTCACACTGGACGCATGGCGCGGCGGAAGAACTGAGGTTGAACGTTTTCTACGGCGGGCATTACGCGACGGAGACGTTCGGCGTGAAAACTCTGGCGGAACATCTGTCGAAGAAATTTCGCGTTCCGTGGGTGTTCGTCGATCATCCGAGCGGGTTGTGACTCGTAAAACGCAAAACGTAAGTCGTGATTCGTCCGGTCCGTCCGAACGTGACCCGAATGCGAGCGGCCGAATCGCCGCCGCCCCCTTACGAATTACGTTTTACGTTTCACGTCTTACGCCTTACGAAACACGACTGTGTTATCCAAAAGAATCCTGATCATTGGCGGAGGGTTGGTGGGCCTGGCGACGGCGTACAAGCTGCGCCGTCATTGCCCTGCGGCTGGCGTTACGTTGCTGGAAAAGGAAGCCGCCGTCGGCGCGCACCAGAGCAGTCATAACAGCGGCGTGCTCCATTGCGGACTTTACTACAAGCCCGGTTCGACCAAGGCGCGCCTGGCGGTCAGCGGCATTCGCGAGATGGTCGAGTTCTGCCAGGAACATCAGATTCCCCACGACGTGTGCGGGAAATTGGTCGTCGCCACGAACGAACCGGAGCTGGCGAGGCTCCGCGATCTGCACGAGCGCGGCCAGCAAAACGGCTTGCAGGGGATCCGCTTTCTCAACCGCGAGCAGATGCGGGAGATCGAGCCGCACGTGGGCGGGATCGCCGCGCTGCACGTGCCGCAAGAGGGGATCGTGGATTACCCCAAAGTCTGCGCCACGATCGGCAAACTGAACCAGGCCCAGGGCGTCCGGATTCTCACCAGTGCGCGAGTCACCGGGTTGCAAGCTCGAAACCATGGCTGGCTCGTGCGCTCAGCGGCCGGCGACTTCGAGGCCGATTTCGTGGTGAACTGCGCCGGACTGCACTGCGACCGCGTGAGCGAACTCGCCGGCGAAAAGCGCGAAGTCCGCATCGTGCCGTTCCGGGGTGAATACTACAAACTCAAGCCGCAGCGCCAGCAACTGGTGCGCAACTTGATCTATCCCGTGCCCGATCCGCAGTTCCCCTTTCTCGGCGTGCATTTCACGCGCTTGATCGACGGCGGCATCGAGGCGGGACCCAACGCCGTGCTGGCGTTTGCGCGCGAAGGTTATCGCAAGACCGACATCAGCCTGGCCGACCTGTGGGATGCGCTCAGCTTTGTCGGCTTGCGCAATTTCTTGCGAAAGCACAAACGCATGAGCTGGGAGGAACTCAAGCGCTCGTTCAGCAAACGGCTGTTTTGCGAAGCGCTGCAGAAACTCGTTCCCGAAATTCGCGGCGAAGATTTGGATCCCGGCGGCGCGGGGGTGCGCGCCCAGGCGATGTCACCGGCCGGCGATCTCGTTCACGACTTCTGTTTTGTCGAGCGCGCCAACGCGCTGCACGTCATCAACGCCCCCAGTCCAGCGGCGACGGCGTCGCTGGCCATCGGCGAGGAGATCGCGCAGCGCGTGGCCAGTCGCGTGAGTATCTGATTGCGGAGTACGGCAAATCTGCGCGCCGACAGAGGCGCTGGATCGGTGGTTGGCAACCTGCCATCCAAACCGTAGTCCGCAAGATCGAGCACACGCCATACAGGACTTGGATCCCATTCTGCACCAGTTTGGAGATCGGATCGCTCTCGTCATTGCGGCGAGGGTCGAAAACGGAGACCCGCGGCTTTCGGAACCCCAAAATTCGGTCCGGCGTTTCGCTCGCTCTTCAGTGTCTGGGAAGTCGAGCGGCATCGGCGGTGCCCGTTCTGGTCCACGCTCTTCGCCAATTCCGTAACAGCTCGCCCCCGGACTGGGGGAGATTTGGCGATGCGGTGTCGATGTTGCAGGAGACGAGTGCCAGCACCGCCGCTCTTGAGGATTTGCTTCCCCTGGCCACGAAAGCGGACGCCAACACCGGGCCTCTGGTCATGTCCGTCATTTCCCACATCGCCCAGGACAATCCCCGTGAGGCTTTGTGGCTGTTGAGACAGTCTCCGGACGAGGTCAAAGTTTCGCCGGAGATCGGGCTCCTGCTTCAAAAACTGGCGAAGTCACCGGAAGCGGCCGTGCATCGCGAAGCGAACACACTTTTGCGGCAAATGCTGATCCCTCCGACGGCACTTCATTGAGCAGCGGCTCTTCCCAAGAACCTGCCTCCCGGACTGCGGCCTTTAGGCGCCTTTAGGCCGCTTCAACGTCGGTCAGAGCAGGGCCTGAAGCAGCCTAAAGGCTGCGGTCCGCACGGTTTTCGGTTCATGGGCGGTGAGTATGGTCCTGCATCCCATGGGCAAGGCTGCGTTGCCGCGCAACCGGTAGAGTTCCTGCTTGGCCCGTCCTCGTTTTCCGTTATCTTGCGTCGCAATGAAATCTCCGGGAACTCGATCTGCGCTTCGGGAATTCCTCATCGCGTGCGCCTGGCTGGCGGGAATTCTGGCGCTGATTTTCCATCGCAGCTTCGAGGCGGAGCAGGTTTTGTTTTCCAATGACGGCCCGCTGGGTTTGCTCGTCGCGTACTCGGATGTCGCTTCGAGCTTTTTCAAAGGCGCGTGGCACACGTTGAACTGGATCGGGATCAAGCAGCCCAGCGCCTTGCCCAACGTCACGGTCGGCGCGTATTTCCTCTGGGGCCCCCTCGCGCACGCGAAATTTTTCACGCCGCTGGCTCTGTTGGTTCTCGGTCTGGGCGCCTGGACGTTTTTTCGCCAATTGCGATTTCATCCCGCGGTTTGCACGCTGGGCGCGCTGGCCGCGCTTCTCAACACAGGCCCGTTTTCCTACGCGTGCTGGGGTTTGCCCGCGACGCCGATCACGCTGGGCGCCGCGTTTTTCGCCTTTGCCGCGCTGGTGTCGCCGGCGCAGACGAAACGCTGGTTGCGCATCGCTCTGGCCGGGTTCGCGCTGGGGATGGCGATCATGGAGGGCTACGACGTCGGGGCTTTCTTCAGTTTGTATGTCGCCGCATTTGTCGTGTTCCAGGCGTTGGCGGAAACGGGGCCAACGGCCCGCCGCCTGGGAATCGGCGCGGCGCGAGTTGCGGTCGTGGCGATTTGCGCGGCCCTCCTCTCGGCTTCCGCGCTCTCCACGCTGATCGGCACGCAAATCAAAGGGATCGTCGGCACGCAGCAAGACGCGAAAACGAAGGAACAACGCTGGGACGAAGCCACGCAATGGAGCTTGCCCAAAGCCGAGACGTTGCGCGTCGTCATCCCGGGCGTTTTCGGTTACCGAATGGATACGCCGGACGGCGGGAACTATTGGGGCGCCGTGGGGCAAAGTCCCGGACATCCCACATCACGCCATTCCGGATCGGGGGTCTATTGCGGCGTGCTGGTCGTCCTGGTGGCGATGTGGACTCTGACGCGAGCCGCCAGGAAATCCGGAAGTCTCTTCTCCGATCACGAACGGAAGTTCATCTGGTTCTGGGCCGGCGCGGCCTTGGTGTCGCTCCTGTTGGCCTACGGACGTCACGCGCCGCTTTACCAGTTCTTCTACAAGCTGCCGTATTTTTCCACGATCCGTAATCCCATCAAATTCATGCACCCGTTTTCCGTGGCGCTGGTGATCTTGTTCGGCTACGGGCTGCAAGGTTTGTATCGCCAGTATCTCGGCCGGAACCTGCTCAAATCTCAATCGCTGCTGGCGCAATTGAAATCCTGGTGGGCGGTCGCGCCGGCTTTTGAACGCAAATGGGCCAAGGGCCTGGCCATTGTGCTGAGCGTGAGCGGGCTGGCCTTTCTGCTGTATCTTTCTTCGCAGACGGAATTGCGGCGCCATCTGGAGACGGCGGGATTCCCGGGCGAATTGGGCGCAGCCATGGCGCGGTTCAGCATCAGAGAAGTCGCCTGGTTCGTGTTGTTCCTGGCGTTGTCGGCCGGAGCAGTGGTTCTCATCGTCAGCGGCGCATTGTCCGGCGCGCGTGCGAAGTGGGCCGGGATTGTTCTGGGCGCCGTGCTTGTCACGGATTTCAGCCACGCGAACGCCCCCTGGATCATCCATTACAATTACAAGGAACGTTACGCGGCCAATCCGGTTCTGGACATCCTGCGCGACAAGCCGCACGAGCATCGCGTCGCCGCGCGCCTGCTGCCCATGCAGGGAATGTATCTGACCAGCGATGAAACCTGGCCGGAGATTTATCAGGTCTGGCTCGAACACCTCTTTCAATACTACCGAATCCAGTCGCTCGACATCATCCAGATGCCGCGCACGCCGGAGTTTGATTTCGCGTATCTGAACGCGCTCCGGCCCAAAAGCGCCGCCACGTTTTCCTTCACTGATTTCAAAGAACTGAGCGCCTTCGCGGCGAAGTTGAAGCAAGCCGCCGATCCGGTCTCCCAATTTCTTTGGAGCCAGCTTTCGGATCAAACGCGTGCCCGACTCTCGACCTTCACCACGAACGAATCGCAGAGTCTCTCCATTGCATTGGCGAGCGAACTAAACCGCGTTATCGAAGCCGGCCCGGTTTACCACGCGCAACGCTTCGGCAGCGTCGCGTTGTCCCCGCAAACCAAAGCCGTGCTCGCCCGGAACGCCGGCGGTGATGCGGTCCTGGCGCAGAATCGATTGCTGCTGGAAGACGCTTACCCCGCTGAACTCGTCAAAATGCAAACCAAAGCTCAGGCTGATCTCAGCTCGATCAGCCGGCTGTGGCAATTGACGAATACGCGCTACATCCTGGGGATGCGTGGATTTTTCGATTTCCTCAATCAGCAAATCGATCCGATCCACAAAAGTTTTCGCGGCCACAGCGTGTTCGGCTCCTCGAATCAGTTCGCGCTCTTTGAATACGGAGCGGCCTTGCCCCGGACCAAACTCTACTCGCAATGGCAGGCCATCACCAACAGCCCAGCGAGCGGCCACAGCGATCAGGTCGTTTTGCAGCGCCTGGCTGATCCGGCGTTCGATCCGGCGCAGGTTGTTCTGGTGAGCGATCCGGTGCTGGCGGCGCCAGCGAATGTCTCGACGAATCAAAGCAAGGAAACCGTCGCCATCACGCATTACGAACCCAGGCGCGTCACGCTCAAAGCGGAGAACGCCGAGCCGCGCGTTTTGCTGTTGAACGACCGGTACGATTCAGACTGGAAAGTTGCTGTGAATGGCCAACCCAAGCCTTTGTTGCGCTGCAATTACATCATGCGCGGAGTTTATTTGCCGCCGGGAACGCACACGATTGAGTTTCGTTACGATCCGCCGGCCGGAACGCTCTACGTGAGTCTGGCAGCCATCGTGGCGGCGCTGGCAATTTGTGGAGTGCTGATGGCTTCGCAAAGGAATGACGAATGACGAATGTCTAATGACGAAAGAATTCCGAATGACGAGGCCCGAAGCAGTGGCGTGGCGGCGGCAGTGGGCGGTGGGGCGACGCTCCTGTGGAGCCTTGTCTTGGTCAGGGACATTTGGCCTTCTTTCGTCATTGGTCATTGTTAGCTCATGGGCCACCAAGACAGTTACCGCCACAACCAAGCTTACGCCGAGTTTCTCGAGAACTGGGACGAATCCTTCTACGCCAAATACGCTGACTTTCTCAAACCGCCGTCGCCGGGCGCGCACGTGCTGGATGTCGGCTGCGGCGTCGGCCAAGTGGTCAAACGCCTCCAGGAAGCCGGATGCGAGGCGCATGGCGTGGATGTCTCCGAACCGAATATCGCCAAGGCCAGACGATTCAGCGCCCATTGCCAGGTCTATGACGGCAAGAAGCTGCCCTCCGCGGACGCATTCTTCGAGGCCGCCGGCGCGCTGAATGTGCTGGAGCACGTCGAAGAACCCGAAGCTTTCATCACGGAACTGGCGCGGGTCGTTCGGCCTGGCGGGCGCATCGTTCTCTCCAGTCCCAATTTTTTTCGCGTGCTCGGCTTTCGAGATTACCATGCGCGCATGCGCGGCCTGGCCAACAAGTGGCGAAACTGGCGGCGGCTCCACCAGAAACTCCGGCAGATGCGGCGCGACCCCGCAGCGGTTCGCTTCGACCGCATGACGCCCATCGTGAAAGAACCGTTCACGCCCGACGACGACGCGATCGTCGCGACCAACCCGCTGGAAATGGCATTCTTCCTCCGGCAAGCAGGCTGCAAGGTCGAACAAGTCTTCTGCACGGATCGCTACATATCGAAGATCCCCGACCTGATTCTCAATCTCACGCCGCTGCGGTACCTGATGTTCAACGCATTTGTCGTCGCGACCCGATTGTGAGCCGGAAATCTAGTCCTTCGGACATAGTTGCGCTCCGAGGAATTCAAGTTGAAATGGGTCAGTCTTGCCCGGCGGTAAAGCGCGAACCTCGATCTACTGATCAGACCGTGGGATAGAATACACTTTGCCAGGAGGGATTTTGGCCAGCCGCGAGGAGCGCGCGAGGCGGTGTATCCCTGCGATCCACAATGTTGCCCGTCACCTGGATGATTCCAGCCGGGGCCAGCAGGCTGAGGCCGATTGTGGCCACGATCGGCCCGGCGAATTGTCGGCGCAAGGCGAGGTTCTGGCCACGGACCAGGTCTTCGATTTTCAGCGGCGCACAAAGCAGCAACTCCAGCGCGCCGTTTCGGCGATCTTCACTCCAGCGCTGGCAGGTTTCGCCCGCGAACCAGATTTTCAGAAGGACGTGGATTGCGAACACCAGCAACAAGGCCGAAGACCTCGCCGATCCGCATTACGTTTTACGCATGACGTTTTACGTTCTATAGTGCGCGCGATGCGCGAATCCTCACTGAATTTCTTGCGGGAACTGTTGAACACACCGAGTCCGCCCGGCCATGAAGCGCGCGGGCAGCGGGTCTGGCTGAATTATGTCGGTCCGTTTGCGGATGAGACCTTCACCGACGCTTACGGAAACGCCGTGGCAATCTTGAACAAAGGAGGCTCGCCGCGAGTCATGTTCGCGGGCCACGCTGACGAGATTGCCATGACGGTGAACTTCATCGATGCGAACGGTTTCATCTACGTGCGCAAACTCGGCGGCATCGATCCCGCCATCACCAAGGCGCAACGGGTGACAATTCACTCCCGGAAGGGCCCGGTCAAAGGTGTCGTCGGCAATGTGGCGCCGCACTTGTCCAAGGACGACTCGGATCGCAAGCCGCCGAAAGTTCATGAGTTATTCCTCGATATCGGCGTGAAGGACCGGAAGGAAGCGGAGAAACTCGTCCGCGTCGGCGACCCGATCACGCTCAATGACGAGTTTGAGTTGTTGCGGAACGACCTGGCCGTGGCCCGCGCGTTCGACAACCGCATCGGCACCTTCGCGGTCGCCGAGACCGTGCGGCTGCTCGCGGACAGCCGGGGAAAACTGAAACCCGAAATCGCCGCCGTTTCCAATATCATGGAGGAAGTCGGCCTCCTCGGAGCGCGGCAGATCGCCTACGCGCTCAAGCCGGACCTGGCGCTGGTCGTGGACGTGACGCATGCAACCGATTATCCCACCGTGAACAAGCAGCAGCATGGAGAAATCGAGTTGGGCAACGGCCCGACCCTGACGCACGGAGCGTGCAATCATCCGGAGATTGTGGCGCGGTTGGAAGACGTGGCGCGCAAAGCGAAGATTTCCCTGCAACACGAATCGGCCTCTGCCACGACCGGGACCGACACCGACGTGATTTTCTGGACGCGCGGCGGCATTCCGAGCGCGTTGATCAGCCTGCCGAACCGTTACATGCACTCGCCGGTGGAGATCGTCAGTCTGCAGGACCTGGAGCAAATCCCGGAACTGATGGCGGCCTTCGCGCTGTCCCTCAAGACCGACGAGCAATTCAAGGTGAAGATTTAGTTAGGGTTCGTCGCGCAGAAAAAAAGAGACACGAATTTCACGAATGATCGCGAATTCCGAAAAGATCATTCTCCC
Protein-coding regions in this window:
- the speA gene encoding biosynthetic arginine decarboxylase, encoding MSEASDDNRPWTIACARAHYNIDRWGARYYDINEAGHVVATPLQEAGASVDLTDVAEEAKGRGLRFPLLIRFQDILRHRVESVNQAFRSSIAEFNYQGRYRGVFPIKVNQLREVVEEILDAGKPYQFGLEVGSKPELFIGLALQDQIGSLIICNGYKDSAFIKMALMGVKLGKKVIMVVEKLEELKQIIGVSRLVGAEPIIGIRSRLASKGMGKWAESGGENAKFGLSTAELLAAAELLKAENLGHCFKLLHFHIGSQVPDILTVKKAVQEAARFYAKLYNMGFPIESIDVGGGLGVDYDGSRSAFDSSTNYTLQEYTNDVVYYIGDVCNAEKVPHPDIISESGRAIVAHHSVLLVEVFGAIGKTRPEIDLAYGDNEHALVKELLDIKKNLAKLNKLEAYHDALERKEDAHNMFTLGLMDLPDKAKIETLYWEIGREVVQSFRGQAYVPEEIRKLEDSLGDQYLCNFSVFQSLLDHWALGQLFPIMPISRLNERPTREATLVDITCDSDGQINKFIDLRDVRDTLSLHHLISNGAGQEPYYLGFFLMGAYQDIMGDLHNLFGRVNEVHVFLDPDEAAGYYVEEIIEGNTIVQALAAVQYDENELKRQMKAQIDAAIKSDKMKPSEAMRLLDDYERGLKEYTYLTI
- a CDS encoding Nif3-like dinuclear metal center hexameric protein, whose amino-acid sequence is MAKVSLSTVVEYCDRLLKTKQFTDWEGAVNGLQVENRGGVSRIAAAVDASLATIQLALDQRADLLLVHHGLFWSRTHPWTGKRYQLLRLLLENDLAVYSSHLPLDAHPRLGNNARLCSALGLQNLKPFFFHKGRYLGFQSAQKISRDELAKRLRLVLRRPATLLPGGTAICQRIGVVTGGAGNELELAAQEGVDTFITGEGSHWTHGAAEELRLNVFYGGHYATETFGVKTLAEHLSKKFRVPWVFVDHPSGL
- the lhgO gene encoding L-2-hydroxyglutarate oxidase, which codes for MLSKRILIIGGGLVGLATAYKLRRHCPAAGVTLLEKEAAVGAHQSSHNSGVLHCGLYYKPGSTKARLAVSGIREMVEFCQEHQIPHDVCGKLVVATNEPELARLRDLHERGQQNGLQGIRFLNREQMREIEPHVGGIAALHVPQEGIVDYPKVCATIGKLNQAQGVRILTSARVTGLQARNHGWLVRSAAGDFEADFVVNCAGLHCDRVSELAGEKREVRIVPFRGEYYKLKPQRQQLVRNLIYPVPDPQFPFLGVHFTRLIDGGIEAGPNAVLAFAREGYRKTDISLADLWDALSFVGLRNFLRKHKRMSWEELKRSFSKRLFCEALQKLVPEIRGEDLDPGGAGVRAQAMSPAGDLVHDFCFVERANALHVINAPSPAATASLAIGEEIAQRVASRVSI
- a CDS encoding YfhO family protein, encoding MKSPGTRSALREFLIACAWLAGILALIFHRSFEAEQVLFSNDGPLGLLVAYSDVASSFFKGAWHTLNWIGIKQPSALPNVTVGAYFLWGPLAHAKFFTPLALLVLGLGAWTFFRQLRFHPAVCTLGALAALLNTGPFSYACWGLPATPITLGAAFFAFAALVSPAQTKRWLRIALAGFALGMAIMEGYDVGAFFSLYVAAFVVFQALAETGPTARRLGIGAARVAVVAICAALLSASALSTLIGTQIKGIVGTQQDAKTKEQRWDEATQWSLPKAETLRVVIPGVFGYRMDTPDGGNYWGAVGQSPGHPTSRHSGSGVYCGVLVVLVAMWTLTRAARKSGSLFSDHERKFIWFWAGAALVSLLLAYGRHAPLYQFFYKLPYFSTIRNPIKFMHPFSVALVILFGYGLQGLYRQYLGRNLLKSQSLLAQLKSWWAVAPAFERKWAKGLAIVLSVSGLAFLLYLSSQTELRRHLETAGFPGELGAAMARFSIREVAWFVLFLALSAGAVVLIVSGALSGARAKWAGIVLGAVLVTDFSHANAPWIIHYNYKERYAANPVLDILRDKPHEHRVAARLLPMQGMYLTSDETWPEIYQVWLEHLFQYYRIQSLDIIQMPRTPEFDFAYLNALRPKSAATFSFTDFKELSAFAAKLKQAADPVSQFLWSQLSDQTRARLSTFTTNESQSLSIALASELNRVIEAGPVYHAQRFGSVALSPQTKAVLARNAGGDAVLAQNRLLLEDAYPAELVKMQTKAQADLSSISRLWQLTNTRYILGMRGFFDFLNQQIDPIHKSFRGHSVFGSSNQFALFEYGAALPRTKLYSQWQAITNSPASGHSDQVVLQRLADPAFDPAQVVLVSDPVLAAPANVSTNQSKETVAITHYEPRRVTLKAENAEPRVLLLNDRYDSDWKVAVNGQPKPLLRCNYIMRGVYLPPGTHTIEFRYDPPAGTLYVSLAAIVAALAICGVLMASQRNDE
- a CDS encoding methyltransferase domain-containing protein, with translation MGHQDSYRHNQAYAEFLENWDESFYAKYADFLKPPSPGAHVLDVGCGVGQVVKRLQEAGCEAHGVDVSEPNIAKARRFSAHCQVYDGKKLPSADAFFEAAGALNVLEHVEEPEAFITELARVVRPGGRIVLSSPNFFRVLGFRDYHARMRGLANKWRNWRRLHQKLRQMRRDPAAVRFDRMTPIVKEPFTPDDDAIVATNPLEMAFFLRQAGCKVEQVFCTDRYISKIPDLILNLTPLRYLMFNAFVVATRL
- a CDS encoding M42 family metallopeptidase; translation: MRESSLNFLRELLNTPSPPGHEARGQRVWLNYVGPFADETFTDAYGNAVAILNKGGSPRVMFAGHADEIAMTVNFIDANGFIYVRKLGGIDPAITKAQRVTIHSRKGPVKGVVGNVAPHLSKDDSDRKPPKVHELFLDIGVKDRKEAEKLVRVGDPITLNDEFELLRNDLAVARAFDNRIGTFAVAETVRLLADSRGKLKPEIAAVSNIMEEVGLLGARQIAYALKPDLALVVDVTHATDYPTVNKQQHGEIELGNGPTLTHGACNHPEIVARLEDVARKAKISLQHESASATTGTDTDVIFWTRGGIPSALISLPNRYMHSPVEIVSLQDLEQIPELMAAFALSLKTDEQFKVKI